One window of the Chryseotalea sp. WA131a genome contains the following:
- a CDS encoding four helix bundle protein: protein MDKFELMARTKQFAINVFKLMNRLPKSEAAKVITYQLLKSSSSVAANYRAANRGKSDADFTNKIKTVLEEADESHFWLTFLADVELLKKDDKELELLTKESNELTAIFAASLKTLNQKKPKS from the coding sequence ATGGACAAATTTGAATTAATGGCGAGGACAAAACAATTTGCCATTAATGTTTTTAAGTTGATGAATAGGTTGCCAAAATCAGAAGCCGCAAAAGTTATCACTTACCAATTATTAAAGTCATCATCTTCGGTAGCTGCAAATTATAGAGCCGCAAATAGAGGAAAATCTGATGCGGATTTCACAAATAAGATAAAAACAGTTTTGGAGGAAGCTGATGAAAGTCATTTCTGGTTAACCTTTCTGGCTGATGTTGAGCTATTAAAAAAGGATGACAAAGAGCTAGAATTGCTAACAAAAGAATCGAATGAATTGACTGCAATATTTGCTGCATCGTTAAAGACTTTAAATCAAAAGAAACCTAAATCTTAA
- the carA gene encoding glutamine-hydrolyzing carbamoyl-phosphate synthase small subunit produces the protein MQNKAYLLLEDGLLVEGRAIGKKGTSGGEICFNTGMTGYQEIYTDPSYYGQIIVNTTAHIGNYGTVEAEQESAAPMIKGIVINEFSDDFSRKTSKQSLQQYLEKNNVVGIADVDTRKLVRHIRSKGAQNAIISSELTPDQLKAELKKVPSMDGLELSSVVSTKKPYFFGNAKATIKIAALDVGIKTNILRSLAERGCYVQVFPAKTPFTEMNAWNPEGYFISNGPGDPSVMDYAVKTVKEMLAADKPVFGICLGHQLLALAGGLTTFKMHHGHRGLNHPVKNLVSGLGEMTSQNHGFAVKNEGLEQHPEIEVTHVHLNDETIMGIRLKNKKAFSVQYHPEASPGPHDSRYLFDQFLAMIKI, from the coding sequence TTGCAAAATAAAGCTTACTTATTGCTAGAAGATGGCCTGCTGGTAGAAGGCCGCGCCATTGGAAAAAAAGGAACCAGCGGTGGCGAAATCTGCTTCAACACGGGCATGACGGGCTACCAAGAGATCTACACCGACCCTTCGTATTATGGGCAGATCATTGTGAACACCACCGCTCACATCGGTAACTACGGAACGGTAGAGGCAGAACAAGAATCGGCCGCGCCCATGATCAAAGGTATTGTGATCAATGAATTCTCCGATGATTTTAGCCGCAAAACTTCGAAGCAAAGTCTGCAGCAGTATTTAGAAAAAAACAATGTCGTAGGTATTGCCGATGTAGACACGCGCAAGTTGGTACGCCACATCCGCAGCAAAGGTGCACAAAATGCCATCATCTCCTCAGAGTTGACGCCCGATCAATTGAAAGCAGAATTGAAGAAAGTACCTTCGATGGATGGCTTGGAGTTGTCATCGGTGGTGAGCACCAAGAAGCCGTACTTTTTTGGCAATGCGAAAGCAACCATAAAAATTGCGGCCTTAGATGTGGGCATCAAAACCAATATTTTGAGAAGCTTAGCTGAGCGAGGTTGCTATGTACAAGTTTTCCCAGCGAAAACACCTTTTACAGAAATGAATGCGTGGAATCCCGAAGGTTATTTTATCTCCAACGGCCCGGGCGATCCATCAGTAATGGATTATGCCGTTAAGACGGTGAAAGAAATGTTGGCGGCCGATAAACCCGTCTTTGGAATTTGCCTAGGTCATCAGTTGCTGGCTTTAGCTGGAGGACTGACCACTTTCAAAATGCACCATGGTCATCGAGGGCTCAATCACCCTGTAAAAAATTTGGTCTCCGGTTTGGGAGAAATGACTTCGCAAAATCATGGCTTTGCAGTAAAGAACGAGGGCTTGGAGCAACACCCCGAAATAGAGGTGACGCACGTACACTTGAATGACGAAACCATCATGGGCATTCGGTTGAAAAATAAAAAAGCGTTTTCAGTTCAGTATCATCCAGAAGCTTCGCCAGGGCCGCATGATTCCAGATACCTTTTTGACCAGTTTCTGGCAATGATTAAAATTTAA
- the rplQ gene encoding 50S ribosomal protein L17, with product MRHGKKVNHLGRKSAHRHALLSNMASSLILNKRITTTVAKAKALRKYVEPLLTKSKDNTTHSRRTVFAYLQNKESIKALFGEVAGRIANRPGGYTRIIKLGEVRLGDAADMCMMELVDFNDIYKKDGVEKKTKTRRSRAKKAEGVVEDAKVEGEVNETEEKPKKATKKSKKDE from the coding sequence ATGAGACACGGGAAGAAAGTAAACCATCTTGGCCGAAAATCAGCGCACCGTCATGCGTTGTTATCCAACATGGCATCATCGCTTATTTTAAACAAGCGCATTACCACCACGGTAGCAAAAGCAAAAGCATTGAGAAAATATGTGGAACCTTTGCTGACCAAATCGAAGGATAACACTACACATTCGCGCAGAACGGTGTTTGCATACTTGCAAAACAAAGAATCTATCAAGGCTTTGTTTGGTGAAGTGGCGGGTCGTATTGCTAACCGTCCAGGTGGTTATACACGCATCATTAAATTGGGCGAAGTTCGTTTAGGTGATGCAGCCGACATGTGTATGATGGAGCTTGTTGACTTCAACGACATCTACAAAAAAGATGGTGTTGAAAAGAAGACCAAAACACGAAGAAGTCGCGCCAAGAAAGCAGAAGGCGTAGTAGAAGATGCCAAAGTGGAGGGCGAAGTAAACGAAACCGAGGAAAAGCCAAAAAAAGCCACTAAAAAATCTAAAAAAGACGAATAG
- a CDS encoding DNA-directed RNA polymerase subunit alpha: protein MSILAFQMPDKVVMEKSDDFHGFFTFKPLEKGYGVTIGNALRRILLSSLEGYAITGIKIPGVLHEFSTIEGVVEDVAEIILNLKQVRFRKVGEGNDSKVVVNIKKQKQFKAGDIAKFTSGFEILNADHVICNLDEAAHFEIELMIEKGRGYLPAEESKPNEQVFGFIPIDAIFTPIKNVKYSVENTRVEQKTDYEKLLIEIETDGSIHPEKALEGAAFILIQHFRLFSDKSIELETTKDSEVEQVDEEMLHMRKLLKTQLHDLDLSVRAYNCLKAAEVKTLGDLVRLDISDMMKFRNFGKKSLAELEQLVADKNLTFGMDLAKYKLEED from the coding sequence ATGTCAATATTAGCATTTCAAATGCCAGATAAAGTGGTGATGGAAAAATCAGATGATTTCCATGGCTTCTTTACTTTCAAACCTTTGGAAAAAGGGTACGGAGTAACTATCGGTAATGCATTACGCAGAATTTTATTGTCGTCTTTGGAAGGGTACGCGATCACCGGTATTAAAATTCCAGGTGTTCTTCATGAGTTCTCTACCATCGAAGGGGTAGTAGAAGATGTAGCCGAAATCATTTTGAACTTGAAGCAAGTTCGCTTCCGCAAAGTAGGCGAAGGCAACGATAGCAAAGTAGTAGTCAATATCAAGAAGCAAAAGCAATTCAAAGCAGGAGATATCGCTAAGTTTACCTCTGGCTTCGAAATCTTGAATGCAGACCACGTGATCTGTAATTTAGACGAGGCTGCACATTTCGAAATCGAGTTGATGATTGAGAAAGGCAGAGGTTACTTGCCTGCAGAGGAAAGCAAACCCAACGAGCAAGTATTCGGCTTCATTCCCATCGATGCGATTTTTACACCGATTAAGAATGTAAAGTACAGTGTAGAAAACACGCGCGTTGAGCAGAAAACTGACTACGAAAAATTGTTGATTGAAATTGAGACCGATGGCTCTATCCATCCAGAAAAGGCATTGGAAGGCGCAGCGTTCATTTTGATCCAGCACTTCCGTTTATTCTCTGACAAATCAATTGAATTAGAAACAACAAAAGATAGCGAGGTAGAGCAGGTTGACGAAGAAATGTTGCACATGCGCAAGTTGTTGAAGACACAACTTCACGATTTGGACTTGTCGGTGCGCGCGTACAATTGTTTGAAAGCTGCCGAAGTAAAAACACTTGGCGACTTGGTACGATTGGATATTTCAGACATGATGAAGTTCCGCAACTTTGGTAAGAAATCATTGGCCGAGCTTGAGCAATTGGTGGCCGATAAGAACTTGACCTTTGGAATGGATTTGGCAAAATACAAATTAGAAGAAGACTAA